From Zavarzinella sp., one genomic window encodes:
- a CDS encoding RsmE family RNA methyltransferase yields the protein MAKRFFSTTPTDSEMVVLDGTEAHHALHVMRLNVGDQITLFDGCGKDFLAEIVNCQRKTVILKILSELPTVREISPSLSIAVALPKGDRGEILVEKLTELGVTSLIPIVTQRSITKVDDAKIAKLQRIVVESSKQCGRSNLMKICSTVQFQDIFEQFSPDQTVLFHQSGQKMLLSQYCNIAKQLCLIGPEGGWSPEELEMTDSKGVSILSFSNTVLRTETAAIAAATLLVSSRHTNSGSVGEN from the coding sequence ATGGCTAAACGATTTTTTTCCACCACTCCAACCGATTCCGAAATGGTGGTACTGGATGGCACGGAAGCCCACCATGCACTGCACGTGATGCGGCTGAACGTGGGTGATCAAATTACCCTGTTCGATGGGTGTGGCAAAGATTTCCTGGCTGAAATCGTCAATTGTCAGCGAAAAACCGTAATTCTGAAAATTCTTTCAGAATTACCCACGGTGCGTGAAATATCACCCTCATTATCGATTGCAGTAGCACTCCCCAAAGGGGATCGTGGTGAAATTCTGGTCGAAAAATTAACTGAACTTGGAGTCACCTCGCTGATTCCGATTGTTACTCAACGTTCGATTACCAAAGTTGATGATGCCAAAATAGCCAAATTGCAAAGAATTGTCGTGGAAAGCAGTAAGCAATGTGGCCGATCGAATTTAATGAAAATTTGCTCAACGGTTCAGTTTCAGGATATTTTTGAGCAATTTTCGCCAGATCAAACGGTCTTGTTTCACCAGAGTGGGCAGAAAATGCTTTTGTCGCAATATTGCAATATTGCGAAGCAATTGTGCCTTATTGGGCCTGAAGGTGGCTGGTCGCCTGAAGAATTAGAGATGACTGATTCGAAAGGAGTTTCAATCCTTTCGTTTTCCAACACCGTGTTACGCACAGAAACCGCTGCGATTGCAGCTGCAACGCTGCTAGTTTCCAGCCGTCACACCAATTCAGGTTCTGTGGGTGAAAATTGA
- the ahcY gene encoding adenosylhomocysteinase gives MSKVISDVARPDLAPAGKKRILWADQDMPVLSRIRERFAAEQPLKGMRMAACLHVTAETANLVRTLKAGGAEVMLIASNPLSTQDDVAASLVSDFGIHVNAIHGEDNNTYYKHIVSALEFEPNVTMDDGADLVSCMVFVSLNRLKDVHPVVAEWAGQYPADQLPDLFKRVVGSMEETTTGVIRLRAMEKDGVLKFPVIAVNDADTKHMFDNRYGTGQSTIDGIIRATNMLIAGRKVVISGYGWCGKGVASRARGLGAQVIITEVNAVAALEAAMDGFAVMPMAKAASVADVIISVTGNKHVVRKEHFEVMPSGTVICNSGHFDVELDLIALADLTQKKTADVRPGVDEYLLKNGNKIYVLGGGRLVNLAMAEGHPPSVMDMSFATQALATEFCVANAGKLSAAVHQVPPEIEHYVATEKLASMGITIDTLTADQSHYLADWEQGT, from the coding sequence ATGTCAAAAGTGATTTCAGATGTGGCCCGTCCCGACCTGGCACCAGCAGGCAAAAAGCGAATTTTGTGGGCAGATCAGGATATGCCTGTATTGTCCCGAATCCGAGAGCGTTTCGCTGCCGAACAACCACTGAAAGGTATGCGGATGGCAGCATGTCTTCACGTTACTGCTGAAACGGCAAACCTGGTTCGCACCCTGAAAGCTGGTGGTGCAGAAGTAATGTTGATCGCATCGAATCCACTATCCACTCAGGACGATGTTGCTGCGAGCCTGGTCAGCGATTTTGGCATCCACGTGAATGCGATCCACGGCGAAGACAACAATACCTACTACAAACATATCGTTTCTGCATTGGAATTTGAACCTAACGTGACCATGGATGATGGTGCAGATCTGGTTTCCTGCATGGTGTTTGTTTCGTTAAATCGTTTGAAGGATGTTCATCCTGTTGTAGCTGAGTGGGCAGGACAATACCCAGCAGATCAGCTACCCGACCTCTTCAAACGGGTCGTAGGCAGTATGGAAGAAACTACCACCGGGGTTATCCGACTGCGGGCTATGGAAAAAGATGGCGTGTTGAAGTTTCCTGTTATCGCTGTGAACGATGCAGATACGAAACATATGTTCGACAACCGCTATGGTACCGGTCAATCCACGATTGATGGGATCATTCGTGCAACGAACATGTTGATTGCTGGCCGGAAAGTTGTGATTTCAGGTTATGGCTGGTGTGGCAAAGGTGTTGCAAGTCGTGCTCGCGGCCTGGGTGCTCAAGTGATCATTACCGAAGTCAATGCCGTTGCAGCTCTGGAAGCTGCAATGGATGGCTTTGCAGTCATGCCGATGGCAAAAGCAGCATCGGTAGCTGATGTCATTATCAGCGTGACTGGTAACAAGCACGTCGTACGGAAAGAGCACTTTGAAGTGATGCCTAGTGGTACGGTAATCTGCAATAGTGGCCACTTCGATGTGGAACTCGACCTGATTGCACTTGCAGATCTGACCCAAAAGAAAACTGCCGATGTTCGACCGGGCGTTGATGAATACCTGTTGAAGAACGGGAACAAGATTTATGTCTTAGGTGGCGGTCGACTGGTAAACCTGGCAATGGCAGAAGGTCACCCACCAAGCGTGATGGATATGAGTTTTGCTACCCAGGCGTTAGCAACCGAATTCTGTGTGGCAAACGCAGGCAAACTTTCTGCAGCTGTTCATCAGGTCCCACCAGAAATTGAACATTATGTTGCCACCGAAAAACTGGCATCCATGGGAATCACAATTGACACACTGACAGCGGATCAGTCCCATTATCTGGCTGACTGGGAACAAGGCACGTAA
- a CDS encoding serine/threonine-protein kinase — MGRYEAVRLLGEGGMGKVYLARQLDLGRQVVVKVMHEHVVHDEKFIQRFQRETMLLAHFTHPYCVALYDASLTDGPCIVMEYVRGINLETLLQKNQRLSYQRVGRLLGQLCEVLEAAHQQGLIHRDLKPANLMIVDHDSPREKIKVMDFGLAKSMEGDKMMDYQQSSAEFAIGTPGYICPEQVRGDNIDGRSDIYSVGVMLYELLTGRLPFLNTNSMDLMLAHATERPPRFHTLGLPIDIPEPIEACVFTCLEKDPNERPQTASELQEMYQLALTMAESGMTNDLPEAMPLHEGPRIIQDPSALCMKFEAWMPESIAIMKIRGFAHDFGGEIVESNPGMVKMKLGDRQSGQQFSRSSGITGFGWLSKPRKSEYLWVELHLDVMDQMRANHLLVQVVFRPNAISQLQDAAWRERCMQSFINLRGYLMGS; from the coding sequence ATGGGCAGGTACGAAGCAGTTCGCCTTCTAGGTGAAGGTGGAATGGGCAAAGTATACCTCGCCAGACAGCTAGACCTTGGTCGACAGGTTGTCGTTAAGGTGATGCACGAACATGTCGTTCACGATGAGAAATTCATCCAGAGATTTCAGCGTGAAACCATGTTGCTTGCACACTTTACCCACCCCTATTGCGTTGCGCTTTATGATGCTTCACTTACGGATGGACCGTGCATCGTCATGGAGTACGTTCGTGGGATCAATCTGGAAACTCTGCTGCAAAAGAATCAACGCCTTAGCTATCAGCGGGTAGGCAGGTTGCTGGGACAGTTGTGCGAAGTACTTGAGGCAGCCCACCAGCAAGGCTTAATCCATCGCGACTTAAAGCCCGCAAACTTAATGATCGTTGACCATGATTCACCCAGAGAAAAAATCAAAGTGATGGATTTTGGTCTCGCGAAGTCGATGGAAGGCGACAAAATGATGGATTACCAGCAATCGAGTGCGGAGTTTGCGATAGGTACTCCAGGGTATATTTGCCCGGAACAAGTTCGTGGCGATAACATTGATGGCCGTTCCGATATTTACAGTGTTGGAGTGATGCTGTACGAGTTGCTTACCGGTCGATTGCCATTTTTAAATACCAACAGTATGGATCTGATGCTTGCTCATGCCACAGAACGCCCTCCCAGATTTCATACTTTGGGTCTGCCAATCGATATTCCTGAGCCGATTGAAGCGTGTGTATTCACCTGCCTCGAAAAAGACCCGAACGAACGCCCTCAAACCGCTTCTGAACTACAGGAAATGTATCAATTAGCACTGACCATGGCTGAATCGGGAATGACAAACGACCTCCCGGAAGCGATGCCCCTTCATGAAGGCCCACGCATTATCCAGGACCCATCGGCATTGTGCATGAAATTTGAAGCCTGGATGCCAGAATCGATTGCGATCATGAAAATCCGCGGTTTTGCCCATGATTTTGGTGGGGAAATTGTCGAAAGCAACCCGGGGATGGTGAAAATGAAGCTGGGAGATCGACAATCTGGCCAACAGTTTTCACGATCCAGTGGCATCACCGGTTTTGGCTGGCTAAGCAAACCCCGAAAATCGGAATATTTATGGGTGGAGCTCCACCTGGATGTCATGGACCAGATGCGAGCCAACCATCTGTTAGTGCAAGTTGTTTTTCGGCCGAATGCGATCAGCCAGTTGCAGGATGCGGCCTGGCGAGAAAGGTGTATGCAATCGTTCATTAATCTGCGTGGATATTTGATGGGTTCCTGA
- a CDS encoding MFS transporter: protein MSSSGDYTITPLQKWLVLIVASVGFLFDTYELLMLPVIAGPALSEIMQLPPGHPEVTAWFGRLLWMAALAGGIFGLLGGWLIDMFGRKTIMVLSILMYSVSPVLAAMSTELWQFVLFRCTTFVGVCVEFVAAITWLSELFPNKKTRVLVIGWTQAFASVGGLLVTGANQLAVDYANVLPVIPVREPFDQHASWRYTLITGVVPGISILILLPFVTESRVWR, encoded by the coding sequence GTGTCTAGTTCTGGTGATTATACGATTACCCCACTGCAAAAATGGCTGGTGCTCATCGTCGCATCGGTTGGGTTCTTGTTTGATACGTACGAATTATTAATGCTACCAGTGATTGCGGGGCCAGCTTTATCAGAAATTATGCAATTACCTCCGGGTCACCCGGAAGTAACTGCCTGGTTTGGTAGGCTATTGTGGATGGCTGCACTGGCTGGTGGGATCTTCGGACTGTTGGGTGGCTGGCTGATCGACATGTTCGGACGGAAAACTATTATGGTTCTCAGCATCCTGATGTATTCGGTCTCTCCCGTACTTGCAGCCATGAGTACCGAATTATGGCAGTTTGTGCTGTTCCGCTGTACCACCTTTGTTGGGGTATGTGTTGAATTCGTTGCGGCAATTACCTGGTTATCCGAACTTTTTCCGAACAAAAAGACGCGTGTTCTGGTGATTGGCTGGACTCAGGCATTTGCGTCCGTTGGTGGTTTGCTGGTAACGGGTGCAAACCAGCTTGCAGTAGATTATGCCAACGTTCTACCTGTAATTCCAGTCCGTGAGCCGTTTGATCAGCACGCCTCCTGGCGCTACACCCTGATTACTGGAGTGGTACCAGGGATCAGTATCTTGATCTTGTTGCCTTTTGTGACGGAATCACGTGTATGGCGGTAA
- the uvrA gene encoding excinuclease ABC subunit UvrA: MHCPQCGKKITAQSRDHIVESICALPAGSRITLLAPLIRGQKGEFKDLFAEMLKKGYVRAKVDQTIVRLSDELKLDKRLKHDISIVIDRIVVNNSSRIRIAEAVEQSLLLSKGMVLVDQEVPENESGGQSSEILLSSHFACTSCNLSYEQPTPQLFSFNSPHGMCTTCDGIGTAYTFDLKLLIPDESLSLYKGAVVTLGKLSAMGRWRKHIYDGVAQHFGIDLKTPWNQLTTEQQHVLLYGAGKEQIVFTWKSRGSQWKHAAVWEGIIPQLTASFRKNTAGPRRKQLEKYMRIMKCPTCHGARLNQLACSVKLSSKSIIEVGELQVGDLHPWLKELQQSLKGIDLIIGKELLKEIQARIMFLLNVGLHYLSLDRSAPTLSGGEAQRIRLASQIGSGLVGVTYILDEPSIGLHPRDNSRLLDSLLQLRDMGNTLLVVEHDEETIRAADYLIDFGPGPGVKGGQVIASGTPKQVIANKASVTGNYLSGRSEIPMPTTRRVSNGQQISIRNASHHNLKRVSVDIPLGLFVLVTGVSGSGKSSLINDVLLSALSQKMGAKESIEDQESESTESSDILVEQVLGAELIDKIISIDQTPIGRTPRSNPATYIKVFDEIRALFAEMSDAKVRGYTAGRFSFNRPGGRCEACEGNGSNKLEMDFLADVWITCPVCQGKRFTRETLQIRYKGKTIHDILEMDIQQALELFEHVPKIRTMLKTLHDVGLDYMKLGQPSPTLSGGEAQRIKLAKELCRPGTGKTLYVLDEPTTGLHFEDIRKLLEVLHNFAANGNTVLVIEHNLDVIKTADWVIDMGPEGGSGGGSVVFTGTPEDLMMCKASHTGQALKHHLDPKTAHRSNITKKGKKPSSRHLDFIEIQGAFEHNLKNVSVDIPRGKMSIFCGPSGSGKSSLAMDTIYAEGQRRYVESLSSYARQFLGQVQKPKVESIRGLSPAICIEQKTTARSPRSTVGTITEIYDYLRVLYARFGEPHCPDCHLPIGTQTVDEIVDRLLGFPEGTKIYILAPISRKSNEKYDAIFEDVRRSGYNRIRIDGTTHLLETPPPIDHRRKHQVEVVVDRTSIQVKQRTRITDSVEQALNLGQGTMHVALYNEHIPETSWKIERFSQLLACLQCGKGFEQLNPHHFSFNSPLGWCPTCEGLGVQKGANLNVVVRDDTLSIHDHVIAVFPEAVNKRFFQILQAIADHFQFSLRTPWRELPQEVQRVILFGSGDEWLTLKDRYGKPIQFRYKGIYPALDETTRVSYSYRARLSHLTDEVPCTACQGSRLRRDAGAWKVANLTLGDLCNRTVQDCYEFVKDISLERSHRTVSNDLLNEITQRLRFLLDVGLDYLTISRSGPTLSGGEAQRIRLASQIGSGLTGVLYVLDEPTIGLHPRDNARLLTALLKLRDLGNTMIVVEHEKAVIGAADYLVDFGPAAGVHGGEITAIGEPKQIAKKPKSLTGNYLSGEKSIPVPTNRRLPANLKHYNKLRIVGARHHNLKNITVELPLGAFIAVTGVSGSGKSTLMNEVLYNSLAKKLHRSNVTPGIHDEIQGIEQIDKIINVGQEPIGNSPSSNPATFTGVFDLIRQLFSQMPDAKVRGYQPRRFSFNQPGGRCETCQGNGQKLIEMHFLPDVWVTCDVCNGKRYNPETLAVTYQGKTIADVLDMTIGESRELFSNIPKIRHILQTLIDVGVEYLQLGQPAPTLSGGEAQRVKLAAELARPSTGRTLYLLDEPTTGLHFDDTRKLLLVLHRLVDLGNTVIVVEHNLDVIKSVDYTIELGPEAGSAGGQLVFAGTPEELCTYAESAQKKSLPTAYTGLHLHEVLAEGPHVHRKPFDVNEQSSVEPNDIELEKVGADIQLPWETDGKRWHTQERVTTTGLAARWDGKILTFTEELIHELEQFSPTNWKERSVVEIAAPVASKGWFFHAHTGMEWFVRLVFRQAKRTFSLAEVEKLLKLKPLQEMNIPVLNRESRIQVADRKGPWQEVWILVNSFSEIDHEGFRDFVQKAAIGFHRNLKTMQQSPEDVMPWKVHGEKWHLSEKGFPPRQKAKWPVELLKELIKYVNDNLDDVDWKWDTRDMVSFRISGDSTTLGYIKTKIPAHISVRLNATAGTFNLAMLEGIGDHTEITEQKKSLDQAIELQFSKLSQLKNKQLAKTLQRAASSRSKS; encoded by the coding sequence ATGCACTGCCCCCAATGTGGGAAGAAAATTACCGCTCAAAGTCGCGACCACATTGTTGAATCGATCTGTGCGCTGCCAGCGGGAAGTCGAATTACGTTGCTCGCACCACTGATTCGTGGGCAAAAAGGGGAATTTAAAGACTTATTTGCTGAAATGTTGAAAAAAGGATACGTGCGGGCCAAAGTCGATCAGACGATCGTTCGATTGTCAGACGAATTAAAGCTCGACAAACGCCTGAAACACGATATTTCGATAGTCATCGATCGAATTGTTGTGAACAATTCCTCACGAATTCGAATTGCCGAAGCGGTGGAACAGTCGCTACTCCTGAGCAAAGGGATGGTGCTGGTTGATCAGGAAGTGCCAGAAAATGAATCTGGAGGACAATCTTCAGAGATACTGCTATCATCGCACTTTGCCTGCACTTCCTGTAACCTCAGTTACGAACAGCCTACACCCCAGCTTTTCAGTTTCAACAGTCCCCATGGAATGTGCACTACCTGTGATGGTATCGGCACGGCATACACCTTTGATCTGAAACTACTCATTCCGGATGAATCTCTTTCTCTTTACAAAGGAGCTGTTGTCACCCTTGGTAAACTCAGTGCCATGGGGCGTTGGCGAAAACACATTTACGACGGAGTGGCACAGCATTTCGGAATTGATCTCAAAACGCCATGGAATCAACTCACCACAGAGCAGCAGCACGTGCTGCTGTATGGTGCAGGCAAAGAGCAGATTGTTTTTACATGGAAATCACGTGGTAGCCAGTGGAAACATGCTGCTGTGTGGGAAGGAATTATCCCACAGTTAACCGCCAGTTTTCGCAAAAATACGGCAGGCCCAAGGCGAAAACAACTTGAAAAATATATGAGAATCATGAAATGCCCCACCTGTCATGGAGCCCGACTGAATCAACTCGCCTGTTCTGTCAAGCTCAGTAGCAAATCAATTATTGAGGTGGGAGAACTTCAGGTGGGTGATCTTCACCCTTGGCTGAAAGAATTGCAGCAGTCCTTAAAAGGGATCGATCTGATCATCGGGAAGGAATTATTAAAAGAGATCCAGGCCCGAATCATGTTTTTGCTGAACGTGGGCCTTCACTACCTGAGCCTGGACCGTTCTGCCCCCACGCTTTCCGGTGGGGAAGCCCAACGGATTCGCCTTGCCAGCCAGATTGGTAGTGGCTTGGTTGGTGTCACATATATTCTGGACGAGCCGTCAATTGGGCTGCACCCACGTGATAACTCCCGCCTACTGGACAGTTTGCTGCAATTGCGGGATATGGGCAATACTTTGTTGGTGGTCGAACACGATGAAGAGACTATACGGGCTGCTGATTACCTAATCGACTTCGGACCTGGACCTGGAGTGAAAGGTGGACAGGTTATTGCCAGCGGTACTCCGAAACAGGTTATTGCCAACAAAGCCAGTGTGACAGGCAACTATCTGAGTGGGCGAAGCGAAATCCCAATGCCCACCACACGCAGGGTGTCCAATGGGCAACAAATCAGCATTCGCAATGCCAGCCACCACAACCTGAAACGGGTTAGCGTCGATATCCCCCTGGGGTTATTTGTGCTGGTCACTGGTGTCAGTGGGTCAGGGAAAAGCTCTCTGATTAACGATGTATTGCTCAGTGCCCTCTCTCAGAAAATGGGTGCCAAAGAAAGCATTGAAGATCAGGAATCAGAAAGCACAGAATCTTCGGATATCCTTGTTGAGCAAGTACTTGGGGCGGAACTGATTGACAAAATTATCAGCATTGATCAGACGCCGATTGGAAGAACCCCACGATCAAATCCTGCTACCTACATCAAAGTATTTGATGAAATCCGCGCGTTGTTTGCAGAGATGAGCGATGCGAAAGTACGTGGATATACAGCCGGCCGATTCAGTTTCAACCGGCCCGGTGGGCGTTGTGAAGCCTGCGAAGGGAACGGTTCCAACAAACTGGAGATGGATTTCCTTGCCGATGTCTGGATTACGTGCCCAGTGTGCCAAGGCAAACGGTTTACGCGTGAAACATTACAAATTCGTTATAAAGGCAAAACAATCCACGATATTCTGGAAATGGATATTCAGCAGGCATTGGAACTGTTTGAACATGTGCCGAAAATCCGCACGATGCTGAAAACCCTGCACGATGTGGGGCTGGATTACATGAAACTTGGCCAACCTTCCCCTACTCTCTCCGGTGGAGAAGCCCAACGCATCAAACTGGCCAAAGAACTGTGCCGCCCGGGGACAGGTAAAACGTTGTATGTCCTGGATGAACCCACCACCGGATTGCATTTTGAGGATATACGTAAGTTATTAGAGGTTCTTCATAATTTTGCTGCCAACGGCAACACGGTGCTGGTGATCGAACATAACCTTGATGTTATTAAAACTGCCGACTGGGTGATCGATATGGGGCCTGAAGGTGGCAGCGGAGGTGGAAGCGTTGTCTTTACCGGTACTCCGGAAGATTTAATGATGTGTAAGGCATCCCACACGGGTCAGGCACTGAAACATCACCTGGATCCCAAGACAGCTCACCGATCCAACATTACCAAAAAAGGCAAAAAACCGAGCAGCCGCCACCTCGATTTCATTGAAATTCAGGGAGCCTTTGAACACAATCTGAAAAATGTCTCGGTTGATATTCCACGTGGCAAAATGTCGATCTTCTGCGGGCCAAGCGGGTCGGGCAAAAGCAGTCTCGCGATGGATACCATTTACGCCGAAGGCCAGCGACGCTATGTGGAATCTCTGTCCAGCTACGCCCGGCAGTTTCTTGGGCAAGTACAAAAGCCGAAAGTTGAATCGATTCGTGGCTTATCTCCCGCGATTTGCATTGAACAGAAAACAACAGCCCGCAGCCCCCGATCTACGGTAGGTACAATTACCGAGATTTACGATTATCTGCGAGTGCTGTATGCTCGTTTTGGAGAGCCCCACTGCCCTGATTGCCACCTGCCGATTGGCACCCAGACCGTGGATGAGATTGTTGATCGCTTGCTAGGTTTCCCAGAAGGAACAAAGATTTACATTCTGGCACCGATTTCGCGGAAATCGAACGAAAAATATGATGCCATTTTTGAAGATGTGCGAAGATCAGGCTACAATCGCATACGAATTGACGGTACGACGCACCTTTTAGAGACTCCCCCACCGATTGATCATCGACGGAAGCACCAGGTAGAAGTGGTGGTGGATCGCACGTCGATCCAGGTAAAACAACGAACCCGGATCACGGATAGCGTCGAACAGGCTTTAAACCTCGGCCAAGGCACAATGCATGTTGCGTTATATAACGAACATATTCCTGAAACTTCATGGAAAATTGAGCGATTCAGCCAATTATTGGCCTGTCTGCAGTGTGGAAAAGGTTTCGAGCAGCTCAATCCACACCACTTTTCCTTTAACAGTCCCCTCGGGTGGTGTCCCACTTGCGAAGGGTTGGGTGTACAGAAAGGTGCCAACTTAAACGTCGTTGTGCGTGATGATACCTTGTCAATCCATGACCATGTGATTGCAGTTTTTCCTGAAGCAGTTAACAAACGGTTTTTCCAGATTCTCCAGGCAATTGCGGATCATTTTCAATTTTCACTTCGAACTCCCTGGCGGGAACTGCCACAGGAAGTACAGCGGGTCATCCTGTTCGGCAGTGGGGATGAATGGCTGACGTTGAAAGATCGTTATGGCAAGCCAATCCAGTTCCGTTATAAGGGCATTTACCCCGCCCTGGATGAAACCACACGGGTAAGTTACAGTTATCGGGCACGATTATCTCATTTAACTGATGAAGTGCCCTGCACTGCTTGTCAAGGTTCGCGTTTACGTCGCGATGCAGGTGCCTGGAAAGTGGCAAACCTGACACTTGGTGATCTATGCAATCGGACGGTGCAGGATTGCTACGAATTTGTTAAAGATATTTCATTAGAAAGATCTCATCGAACTGTTTCCAATGACTTGTTGAATGAAATTACTCAACGCCTGCGCTTTTTACTGGATGTGGGTCTGGATTATTTAACAATCAGCCGGTCTGGTCCCACACTTTCCGGTGGGGAAGCCCAGCGCATTCGCTTGGCAAGCCAGATCGGCAGCGGTTTAACGGGTGTACTGTACGTACTGGATGAACCGACGATTGGCTTACATCCACGTGATAATGCCCGCCTGCTGACAGCACTGCTCAAGCTAAGGGACCTGGGCAACACCATGATCGTGGTAGAGCACGAAAAAGCAGTAATTGGTGCGGCAGACTATCTTGTTGACTTTGGGCCAGCCGCGGGTGTTCATGGGGGTGAAATTACCGCAATTGGTGAACCGAAACAGATCGCAAAAAAGCCTAAGTCCTTGACCGGGAATTACTTAAGTGGTGAGAAGTCGATACCTGTACCCACGAACCGCCGATTGCCTGCAAACCTGAAGCATTATAACAAGCTGCGAATTGTGGGTGCCCGTCACCATAACCTGAAAAATATCACGGTTGAACTGCCACTTGGTGCTTTTATTGCCGTTACTGGGGTCAGTGGGTCAGGAAAAAGCACACTCATGAATGAAGTGCTTTATAATTCGCTTGCCAAGAAACTCCACCGCAGCAATGTGACACCTGGTATCCACGATGAGATCCAGGGTATTGAGCAGATTGACAAAATCATCAATGTGGGACAGGAGCCGATTGGCAATTCGCCCAGTTCAAATCCCGCCACGTTTACCGGTGTGTTTGATCTCATTCGCCAGCTTTTTTCACAAATGCCAGATGCGAAAGTGCGTGGATATCAACCCCGTCGATTTAGTTTCAACCAACCGGGTGGGCGCTGTGAAACTTGCCAGGGGAACGGCCAGAAACTAATTGAAATGCACTTTTTGCCCGATGTCTGGGTAACTTGTGATGTTTGTAACGGCAAACGATACAATCCAGAAACCCTCGCAGTGACTTATCAAGGCAAAACCATCGCAGATGTGCTGGACATGACCATCGGAGAAAGCCGTGAGCTGTTCAGTAACATCCCCAAAATACGCCACATCCTGCAAACACTGATCGATGTGGGGGTCGAATATTTGCAATTGGGGCAACCAGCACCCACGTTATCAGGTGGGGAAGCACAGCGTGTTAAATTAGCTGCAGAACTGGCCCGGCCAAGCACTGGCAGAACTCTGTACCTTTTAGACGAACCAACAACCGGTTTGCACTTCGACGATACCCGCAAACTGCTTTTAGTGCTGCACCGTCTGGTTGATCTTGGTAATACCGTGATCGTGGTCGAGCATAATCTTGATGTTATAAAATCGGTTGATTATACAATTGAACTTGGCCCAGAGGCCGGATCTGCAGGTGGGCAACTTGTATTCGCTGGAACCCCTGAAGAATTATGCACTTACGCTGAATCAGCCCAAAAAAAATCATTACCAACGGCATATACTGGCTTGCATTTACACGAAGTTCTGGCAGAAGGTCCGCACGTTCATCGGAAGCCATTTGATGTAAATGAGCAATCATCTGTAGAACCCAACGATATTGAATTGGAAAAAGTGGGTGCCGACATCCAACTCCCCTGGGAAACTGATGGAAAACGCTGGCACACCCAGGAACGGGTGACTACGACAGGGCTAGCCGCCAGATGGGATGGAAAAATTCTGACATTTACCGAAGAGTTGATTCATGAACTTGAACAGTTTTCCCCCACCAACTGGAAAGAAAGGTCGGTTGTTGAAATTGCCGCACCAGTGGCGTCCAAAGGGTGGTTTTTTCATGCTCACACTGGTATGGAGTGGTTTGTGCGACTGGTTTTTCGTCAGGCAAAACGCACATTCAGCCTGGCGGAAGTGGAAAAACTGTTAAAGTTGAAACCACTACAGGAAATGAATATTCCGGTATTGAATCGAGAATCTCGTATTCAAGTGGCTGATCGCAAAGGTCCATGGCAGGAAGTTTGGATTTTGGTGAACAGCTTCAGCGAAATTGACCACGAGGGATTTCGGGACTTTGTGCAGAAAGCTGCAATAGGTTTTCACAGGAATCTGAAAACGATGCAGCAATCACCGGAAGATGTCATGCCATGGAAGGTTCATGGTGAAAAATGGCATTTGTCTGAAAAAGGATTCCCCCCACGTCAGAAAGCGAAATGGCCTGTGGAATTACTGAAGGAATTAATCAAATATGTGAACGACAATCTGGATGATGTGGATTGGAAATGGGATACACGGGACATGGTCAGCTTTCGGATTTCTGGTGACAGCACCACCCTGGGCTATATCAAGACAAAGATTCCGGCCCACATCAGCGTTCGGCTGAATGCCACTGCAGGCACGTTTAATCTGGCAATGCTGGAAGGAATTGGCGACCACACCGAGATCACAGAACAGAAAAAGAGCCTGGATCAAGCAATTGAGTTGCAATTCAGCAAATTATCTCAATTGAAGAACAAACAACTCGCCAAAACATTGCAACGTGCAGCATCGTCCCGATCAAAAAGTTAG